Sequence from the Candidatus Woesearchaeota archaeon genome:
CGACAAAAGTCCCCCAATCCGCTTTGGAAGCCAACACCTTGGCCTCGGACTTAAGCGCCACGCGCTCTGGACGCTTGCGCTTTGCATACCCTTCAAGAAGCTTGGTCAAGTCACGCACCTGCTCCTCCCATGATCTGCCCATACGCCTGAGAACTGAAATGCCTTGGAGGCCATCTCGCACACCTTCTTGCAGTAAGAACCTTCCAAAACCGGCAAGATCCGTGGTTATCGAAGGAACACCCATCGCCGCGGCTTCGAGCGGGGTGTACCCCCACGGCTCATAATAACTAGGAAATACTCCCAAATGGCAGCCCGCCATCGCATCATAATACGGTAAGCTTATCATCGAATCATTCCCATCCAAATACACGGGGTAGAACACGACTTTCACCCTATCTTCTTTGAGATTGTTCAACCCGCATCTGCGGAACGCCTGAATAATAGCATCTTTTCCTTCATCAACACTGTGCGTGCTCAAGGCAGGAACTCCTTCTTGTTTAAACCTGACGTAGTCTTTTTTGAGCGAGTGAAGAAAATCTTTTGAGAGCACATCTTTTGCAGATAGCTTCCCTGACGCTACCAGGGATGAGACAATGTTTTTCAAAATAGTGTCCCCGTGCCAGTGCACATGATTTTTAATGTGCCTGAAATAGTTCTTGTTCTTGAGCACTTCAACCCGAATCCCTTCAGTTACGGTTGGAATCCAAAAAAAAGCAGTCACGGTTCTCTTCGACCGCTCCCCCGCCAACTTTCTGTTCAAATTCCCAAGCGCCTCAATGAAGAGATCAATGCCTTTGTTTGCAAACTCGTACCTTCCTATTATGAAAAAAACGAGGTTGTGAGACAAATCAAAGGTGTAGTACGGAAAGAAATAGTACTGCAAAAACTCCTCCACTTTTTCTTTGCACATGACATGCTTCACCGCCGCGTCTTCAAGTGTCGGAAATTTTGAAACATCCA
This genomic interval carries:
- a CDS encoding glycosyltransferase — its product is MEHPKASMLVEASWEVCNKVGGIYTVLKSKAALMKKNYQTYVCVGPYKEEHAKTDFEQRQLPTWLKGVAERLEQEGVRIFFGSWLIEGAPDTILVDASGLAGRKDAVKKALWDGFRVDSLYASWEFEEPVLWSWAVGMLVEQLWIEGKKSLVLHVHEWLSSSAVLYLRRKGLSVPTVFTTHATMLGRSLAGGGVDLYANLSTINPEREAYARGIQDKFTMERAAARNASVFTTVSEITGLEAEHFLGRKPDVLLYNGLDVSKFPTLEDAAVKHVMCKEKVEEFLQYYFFPYYTFDLSHNLVFFIIGRYEFANKGIDLFIEALGNLNRKLAGERSKRTVTAFFWIPTVTEGIRVEVLKNKNYFRHIKNHVHWHGDTILKNIVSSLVASGKLSAKDVLSKDFLHSLKKDYVRFKQEGVPALSTHSVDEGKDAIIQAFRRCGLNNLKEDRVKVVFYPVYLDGNDSMISLPYYDAMAGCHLGVFPSYYEPWGYTPLEAAAMGVPSITTDLAGFGRFLLQEGVRDGLQGISVLRRMGRSWEEQVRDLTKLLEGYAKRKRPERVALKSEAKVLASKADWGTFVEAYFKAHNTALSREHEKQNIRT